A DNA window from Kitasatospora atroaurantiaca contains the following coding sequences:
- a CDS encoding peptidoglycan recognition protein family protein, which translates to MRFSHLAALGAGSALVLLLQPVAAGTAATRSQTGGVTTLPLAATQRGPALQRDLAPRATTPFALVGVSWDDPLADLSGTVEVRTRSSATGRWSEWRELGAERDDRPDAPSDVAAPERAGRGATAPLWVGASDGVAVRVASSGRPLPAGLRAELVDPGEGPAARSLPAGDRAPRPGVVTRSGWGADESLRARDFIYTGAVRVVFVHHTDTTNDYDCADAPKIIRSIYRYHVKSSGWRDIGYNFLVDKCGTIYEGRAGGVAEPVLGAHTLGFNTDSAGVAAIGTYVSTAVPQAQVEGIAKIAAWKLGLTGRDATGTTTLVSASDGSRYKKGTQANFGAISGHRDAFNTQCPGARLFDRLGDIRSLAARLQGR; encoded by the coding sequence ATGCGCTTCTCCCATCTCGCCGCCCTGGGGGCGGGTTCAGCCCTCGTCCTTCTCCTCCAGCCTGTCGCCGCCGGTACCGCGGCCACCCGGTCGCAGACGGGGGGTGTCACCACCCTGCCGTTGGCTGCGACCCAGCGTGGCCCGGCACTCCAGCGCGATCTCGCGCCGCGTGCCACCACCCCGTTCGCCCTGGTGGGCGTGAGCTGGGACGACCCCCTGGCGGACCTGTCCGGCACGGTGGAGGTACGGACCCGCAGCTCGGCCACCGGTCGGTGGAGCGAGTGGCGCGAGCTCGGCGCGGAGAGGGACGACCGCCCGGACGCGCCATCGGACGTGGCTGCGCCCGAGCGCGCGGGCCGGGGCGCCACGGCCCCGCTGTGGGTCGGAGCGAGCGACGGTGTCGCCGTCCGGGTGGCCTCCTCCGGGCGGCCGTTGCCTGCCGGGCTGCGCGCCGAACTGGTGGACCCCGGCGAGGGACCGGCCGCCCGTTCGCTGCCGGCCGGGGACAGGGCTCCGCGCCCCGGCGTGGTCACCCGCTCGGGCTGGGGGGCCGACGAGTCCCTGCGCGCTCGGGACTTCATCTACACCGGCGCGGTCCGTGTGGTGTTCGTCCACCACACCGACACCACGAACGACTACGACTGCGCCGACGCTCCCAAGATCATCAGGTCGATCTACCGGTACCACGTGAAGAGCAGCGGCTGGCGGGACATCGGCTACAACTTCCTCGTCGACAAGTGCGGCACCATCTACGAGGGCAGGGCGGGCGGAGTCGCCGAACCCGTCCTGGGCGCCCACACCCTGGGGTTCAACACCGACTCGGCGGGCGTCGCCGCGATCGGCACCTATGTCTCCACGGCCGTCCCGCAGGCCCAGGTGGAAGGCATCGCCAAGATCGCCGCCTGGAAGCTCGGCCTGACCGGACGTGACGCGACCGGCACCACGACCCTGGTCTCCGCTTCCGACGGCAGCCGCTACAAGAAGGGGACACAGGCGAACTTCGGCGCGATCTCGGGCCACCGCGACGCCTTCAACACCCAGTGCCCCGGCGCGCGCCTCTTCGACCGCCTCGGCGACATCCGCTCCCTGGCGGCCCGGCTCCAGGGCCGCTGA
- a CDS encoding TIGR03089 family protein, translating to MTAPFAADARTPAELLHAYLRAGAPDADPSRPLITFYDDATGERVELSAKTFDNWVAKTANLLQDELNAGPDDRAALLLPAHWQSAVWLLACWSVGVTAVPGGDPAEADLVISGPDGLEAAQACSGERVALALRPLGGRFPQRPEGFLDYAAEVPGQGDRFAPYSPVDPQSPALETTVDGLPLKLTGEQTVQLAREGALRLGLDTGSRVLSTLSYDDWTGLEAGLLAPLAAGASVVLCRNSGELTADQWEKRIDSERVTLRLG from the coding sequence ATGACTGCGCCATTCGCTGCCGACGCCCGCACCCCCGCTGAGCTGCTGCACGCATACCTGCGCGCCGGGGCTCCCGATGCGGATCCCTCACGTCCCCTGATCACGTTCTACGACGACGCGACCGGCGAGAGAGTCGAACTCTCCGCCAAGACCTTCGACAACTGGGTCGCCAAGACCGCCAATCTGCTGCAGGACGAGCTCAACGCCGGCCCCGACGACCGGGCCGCCCTCCTCCTCCCCGCGCACTGGCAGAGCGCCGTCTGGCTACTGGCCTGCTGGTCGGTGGGCGTGACGGCGGTACCGGGCGGCGATCCGGCCGAGGCCGATCTCGTGATCAGCGGCCCGGACGGCCTCGAGGCCGCTCAGGCCTGCTCCGGCGAACGGGTGGCCCTCGCACTGCGCCCGCTGGGCGGCCGCTTCCCGCAGCGCCCGGAGGGCTTCCTGGACTACGCGGCCGAGGTGCCCGGCCAGGGCGACCGCTTCGCGCCCTACTCCCCCGTCGACCCGCAGTCCCCGGCACTGGAGACCACGGTGGACGGGCTGCCGCTCAAGCTGACGGGCGAGCAGACCGTCCAGCTGGCCCGCGAGGGCGCGCTGCGACTCGGGCTCGACACCGGCAGCCGCGTGCTGAGCACGCTCTCGTACGACGACTGGACCGGTCTGGAGGCCGGGCTGCTGGCCCCGCTGGCGGCCGGCGCCTCGGTGGTGCTCTGCCGGAACTCCGGCGAGCTGACGGCCGATCAGTGGGAGAAGCGGATCGACTCCGAACGGGTGACTCTGCGCCTCGGCTGA
- a CDS encoding LCP family protein: MAEDDDDSARPPTSRGGGRRRFLLVTAGVLAFFLLTGGVLAWVAYRKLDGNLETDTTTGALLQHDESDRPGRTPGTQNAENILLIGSDDRSGANGAYGYASGRRSDTTILLHLAGDRRHATAVSIPRDAMVNVPPCQLPDGTRSQARFVQFNWAFELAGPACTIRTVEKLSGIRVDHHLILDFTGFKRMVDAVDGVEVCVPQAIHDKDARLDLPAGRQNLTGEQALGYVRVRETLGNGSDTDRMGRQQQFLASLIRKVQSQGVLLNPARLWPLLNAATSSITADAGLSSLGALYDLAQDLRSMPSENVAFLTTPRRPYPGNWDRDQLVQPQTDQLFAALRADRTVTVQPYGTASASASAAASASTSPSRPPGGAVEAGASATRAADDATDAPDASTASPSPSPSLSPSPAGSGIPAAGPTLEGRTANQDVCTMH, encoded by the coding sequence ATGGCCGAGGACGACGACGACAGCGCGCGCCCCCCGACCTCCCGAGGCGGGGGGCGCCGCCGCTTCCTGCTGGTGACGGCGGGCGTCCTGGCCTTCTTCCTGCTCACCGGGGGTGTGCTGGCCTGGGTCGCGTACCGCAAGCTGGACGGCAACCTCGAGACCGACACCACGACGGGCGCCCTGCTGCAGCACGACGAGTCGGACCGGCCGGGCCGGACCCCCGGCACGCAGAACGCCGAGAACATCCTGCTGATCGGCAGCGACGACCGCAGCGGCGCCAACGGCGCGTACGGCTATGCGAGCGGCCGGCGTTCGGACACCACGATCCTGCTCCACCTGGCGGGCGACCGACGGCACGCCACGGCGGTGAGCATCCCGCGCGACGCGATGGTCAACGTGCCGCCCTGCCAACTGCCGGACGGCACCCGCTCGCAGGCCCGGTTCGTCCAGTTCAACTGGGCCTTCGAGCTGGCCGGCCCGGCCTGCACCATCCGCACCGTGGAGAAGCTCAGCGGGATCCGGGTCGACCACCACCTGATCCTGGACTTCACCGGCTTCAAGAGGATGGTGGACGCGGTGGACGGTGTGGAGGTCTGCGTGCCCCAGGCGATCCACGACAAGGACGCCCGGCTCGACCTGCCCGCCGGGCGGCAGAACCTGACCGGCGAGCAGGCACTCGGGTACGTCCGGGTCCGCGAGACGCTCGGGAACGGCAGCGACACCGATCGGATGGGGCGTCAGCAGCAGTTCCTGGCCTCGCTGATCCGCAAGGTGCAGTCGCAAGGGGTGCTGCTCAACCCCGCCAGGCTGTGGCCGCTGCTGAACGCCGCGACCTCCTCGATCACGGCCGACGCAGGCCTGAGCAGCCTCGGCGCCCTGTACGACCTGGCCCAGGACCTGCGCTCGATGCCGTCCGAGAACGTGGCCTTCCTCACCACGCCGCGCCGCCCGTACCCGGGGAACTGGGACCGCGACCAGCTGGTCCAACCGCAGACCGACCAGCTCTTCGCCGCACTGCGCGCGGACCGGACGGTGACGGTCCAGCCGTACGGGACCGCTTCAGCCTCTGCCTCCGCCGCTGCCTCCGCCTCCACGTCGCCGAGCCGCCCTCCCGGCGGCGCGGTGGAAGCGGGCGCGAGCGCCACACGGGCGGCGGACGACGCGACGGACGCCCCCGATGCCTCGACCGCGAGCCCCTCTCCGTCGCCCTCGCTCTCACCGTCGCCCGCCGGCAGCGGGATCCCCGCGGCAGGGCCGACCCTGGAGGGCCGCACCGCGAACCAGGACGTCTGCACCATGCACTGA
- a CDS encoding LCP family protein, with the protein MNSGHRHRSSVSNETPQEVDPADQWVLDPATGEFRLDLDPEQRPAVPRPRAAEPAPAPSGGRAARRRSVRTKGGGRRRALKWTAGSAAVLLVATCGGAYYVYQHFSGNISSVDVNVGDDANRPQAVAGAMNILVIGTDSRAGLGREYGDEGSVGHADTTLLFHIAKDRSNATVMSIPRDLMVPIPECTTGTKKIPGQARAMFNTSLGQDGRDPGCTWLTVEAMTKVHIDHFMMVNFEAVKTLSAAVGGVEVCAAHEIHDPDSHLNMSKGKHLVQGDEALAFVRTRHAVGFGGDLTRIPLQQQFISSMIRKMKSSDTLTSPTKLWKLADAATKALTVDSKIKSPDKLKDLALDLSKVNTKNITFTTVPVLDDPKDKDRLILKPTDAAQLFAMIAGDKSLTAVATPSDAPTAAAPTPTPTPSPSAPQIEPKDVRVTVRNGTGSSGQAAKATTALQGKGFTRATPGRDAEQAATSSISYPAGHADQAAALAAALGLPASAAQESSQLGSKDSLVVVLGKDFTGSGTPSAVPTEPPKDLQRVQADDTDLCAK; encoded by the coding sequence GTGAACAGCGGACATCGGCACAGGAGCAGCGTCTCGAACGAGACCCCGCAGGAGGTCGACCCGGCCGACCAGTGGGTGCTCGACCCCGCGACCGGGGAGTTCCGACTGGACCTGGACCCGGAGCAGCGGCCTGCGGTGCCCCGCCCCAGGGCGGCCGAACCCGCACCGGCGCCGTCCGGGGGACGCGCCGCCCGCCGCCGCAGCGTGCGGACCAAGGGCGGAGGCCGTCGGCGGGCCCTCAAGTGGACCGCCGGCTCGGCCGCCGTGCTGCTGGTCGCCACCTGCGGCGGTGCGTACTACGTCTACCAGCACTTCAGCGGGAACATCTCCTCCGTCGACGTGAACGTCGGCGATGACGCGAACCGACCGCAGGCCGTGGCCGGCGCGATGAACATCCTGGTGATCGGTACCGACAGCCGGGCCGGCCTCGGCCGCGAGTACGGCGACGAGGGCAGCGTCGGGCACGCCGACACCACCCTCCTGTTCCACATCGCCAAGGACCGCAGCAACGCGACGGTGATGAGCATCCCGCGTGACCTGATGGTGCCGATCCCGGAGTGCACGACCGGCACCAAGAAGATCCCCGGCCAGGCCCGGGCGATGTTCAACACCAGCCTCGGCCAGGACGGCCGCGACCCCGGCTGCACCTGGCTCACCGTCGAGGCCATGACGAAGGTTCACATCGACCACTTCATGATGGTCAACTTCGAGGCGGTGAAGACCCTTTCGGCGGCGGTCGGGGGCGTGGAGGTCTGCGCGGCCCACGAAATCCACGACCCCGACTCCCATCTGAACATGAGCAAGGGCAAGCACCTGGTGCAGGGCGACGAGGCACTGGCCTTCGTCCGGACGCGCCACGCGGTGGGCTTCGGCGGCGACCTGACCCGCATCCCGCTGCAGCAGCAGTTCATCAGCTCGATGATCCGCAAGATGAAGAGCAGCGACACCCTGACCAGCCCGACCAAGCTCTGGAAGCTGGCCGATGCGGCCACCAAGGCGCTCACGGTGGACTCCAAGATCAAGAGCCCTGACAAGCTCAAGGACCTGGCGCTGGACCTGAGCAAGGTCAACACCAAGAACATCACCTTCACCACCGTGCCGGTGCTGGACGATCCCAAGGACAAGGACCGGCTGATCCTCAAGCCGACCGACGCGGCCCAGCTGTTCGCGATGATCGCCGGCGACAAGTCGCTGACCGCGGTGGCGACTCCGTCCGACGCCCCGACGGCGGCGGCGCCGACGCCCACGCCGACGCCCTCCCCCAGCGCCCCGCAGATAGAGCCGAAGGACGTCCGCGTGACCGTCCGCAACGGCACCGGGAGCAGCGGGCAGGCAGCCAAGGCCACCACCGCGCTGCAGGGCAAGGGCTTCACCCGGGCCACTCCCGGCCGCGATGCCGAACAGGCGGCCACCAGCTCGATCTCGTACCCGGCCGGCCACGCCGACCAGGCGGCCGCGCTCGCGGCGGCGCTCGGCCTCCCGGCGAGTGCCGCGCAGGAGAGCTCCCAGCTCGGGTCGAAGGACTCGTTGGTGGTGGTGCTCGGCAAGGACTTCACGGGCTCCGGAACCCCGTCGGCCGTACCGACCGAGCCGCCGAAGGATCTCCAGCGGGTCCAGGCGGACGACACCGATCTGTGCGCCAAGTAA
- a CDS encoding LCP family protein, with protein MTDVEPIPGSMTATGAEPIPGGRAAARQEARRGGGRRKRKTGWRRWVAPIAITLGLTMVAGCGAAYLYYQHLNGNIQSGSKNLSDAKGARTEPNAAGQTPLNILMIGTDSRGSAANIALGGAADDANRPGLADVQMLLHVSADRSNASMISIPRDTLVDIPACRSEDGKQTFPAGHNVMINEALTHGGPGCVVGTWIKLTGLEIDHYMMVDFAGVVNMADAVGGVPVCVNMNMYDRYQPGHGGTNLKLPKGTTYVKGEDALKWLRMRDAWGSDLGRTQAQHMYLSAMIRQLKSNGSLSDPGKLMTLAEAATKSLSVDKPIADIKKLYDLGGDLRKVPTERTTTLTVPVLTAPKDENRLVLKQPDTDQIWKMLLADTPLDGKGAKPAAGASASASAAATPSGGATTAAAPIRELAKDAIAITVQNGSGAEKRATEVADALVTAGFTQAKAIAGGGTRDTTQLTYGSGQLVQAQAVAAALKLPSSALKQSGTGKTLTLVIGADWTSGTTFTGAGTASDGASSAPTGLPKSAEADTADNEHSCMTVNPQGRIYTY; from the coding sequence ATGACCGATGTCGAGCCGATACCCGGCAGCATGACCGCGACCGGTGCCGAACCGATACCCGGCGGCCGCGCCGCAGCCCGGCAGGAGGCCCGGCGCGGCGGCGGCCGCCGTAAGCGCAAGACCGGCTGGCGCCGCTGGGTGGCACCGATCGCCATCACCCTCGGGCTCACCATGGTGGCCGGTTGCGGTGCGGCATACCTGTACTACCAACACCTGAACGGCAACATCCAGTCCGGTTCGAAGAACCTGAGCGACGCCAAGGGTGCCCGTACCGAGCCCAACGCGGCGGGCCAGACCCCGCTGAACATCCTGATGATCGGCACCGACAGCCGCGGCTCGGCCGCCAACATCGCCCTCGGCGGGGCCGCGGACGACGCCAACCGGCCGGGGCTGGCAGATGTTCAGATGCTGCTGCACGTCTCGGCGGACCGCAGCAACGCCTCCATGATCAGCATCCCGCGTGACACCCTGGTCGACATCCCGGCCTGCCGCAGCGAGGACGGCAAGCAGACCTTCCCGGCCGGCCACAACGTCATGATCAACGAGGCCCTCACCCACGGCGGCCCCGGCTGCGTCGTCGGCACCTGGATCAAGCTGACCGGCCTGGAGATCGACCACTACATGATGGTCGACTTCGCCGGCGTGGTGAACATGGCCGACGCGGTCGGCGGGGTCCCGGTCTGCGTCAACATGAACATGTACGACCGGTACCAGCCGGGGCACGGCGGCACCAACCTCAAGCTGCCCAAGGGCACCACGTACGTGAAGGGCGAGGACGCCCTCAAGTGGCTGCGGATGCGCGACGCCTGGGGCTCGGACCTCGGACGCACCCAGGCCCAGCACATGTACCTCAGCGCGATGATCCGTCAGCTGAAGAGCAACGGCTCGCTCTCCGACCCCGGAAAGCTGATGACGCTGGCCGAGGCCGCGACCAAGTCCCTCAGCGTGGACAAGCCGATCGCCGACATCAAGAAGCTCTACGACCTCGGCGGCGACCTGCGCAAGGTGCCCACCGAGCGGACCACCACGCTCACCGTCCCGGTGCTGACCGCCCCCAAGGACGAGAACCGACTGGTCCTCAAGCAGCCCGACACCGACCAGATCTGGAAGATGCTGCTGGCCGACACCCCGCTGGACGGCAAGGGCGCCAAGCCCGCGGCCGGCGCCTCGGCCTCCGCGTCCGCCGCCGCCACCCCGTCGGGCGGCGCCACGACGGCAGCCGCGCCGATCCGGGAGCTGGCCAAGGACGCGATCGCCATCACCGTCCAGAACGGCTCCGGCGCCGAGAAGCGGGCGACCGAGGTCGCGGACGCGCTGGTCACCGCCGGCTTCACCCAGGCCAAGGCCATCGCCGGTGGCGGCACCCGCGACACCACCCAGCTGACGTACGGCAGCGGCCAGCTCGTCCAGGCGCAGGCGGTGGCCGCCGCGCTGAAGCTGCCGAGCAGTGCGCTCAAGCAGTCCGGCACCGGCAAGACGCTGACCCTGGTGATCGGCGCCGACTGGACCAGCGGCACCACCTTCACCGGTGCGGGCACCGCCTCGGACGGTGCCTCGAGCGCGCCGACCGGGCTGCCCAAGTCCGCCGAGGCCGACACCGCGGACAACGAGCACAGCTGCATGACGGTCAACCCGCAGGGCCGGATATACACCTACTGA
- a CDS encoding acyltransferase: MGIPEGASVRSGVRIEPSADVDERAVIGRGSTVWHLAQVREGAEVGAECIIGRGAYVGPGVRIGDRVKVQNHALVYEPAVVEDGVFIGPAAVLTNDLYPRSVDVDGKLKRGEDWHAQGVTLRQGCSIGGRAVLVAGVTVGRWALVAAGAVVHRDVPDFALVAGVPARRIKWVGRAGEPLEDAGGGCWRCPRTGEEYVESDGLLSPAR, from the coding sequence ATGGGGATTCCTGAGGGGGCATCAGTGCGGTCCGGCGTCCGGATCGAGCCGAGCGCCGATGTGGACGAACGGGCCGTGATCGGCCGCGGCAGCACGGTCTGGCACCTCGCCCAGGTGCGCGAGGGCGCAGAGGTCGGCGCCGAGTGCATCATCGGGCGCGGCGCGTACGTCGGGCCGGGCGTGCGCATCGGCGACCGAGTGAAGGTGCAGAACCACGCGCTGGTGTACGAGCCGGCGGTGGTCGAGGACGGGGTCTTCATCGGCCCGGCGGCCGTGCTGACCAACGACCTCTACCCGCGCTCGGTCGATGTGGACGGCAAGCTCAAGCGTGGCGAGGACTGGCACGCCCAGGGGGTGACGCTCCGTCAGGGCTGCTCGATCGGCGGCCGGGCGGTGCTGGTGGCGGGGGTGACGGTGGGCCGCTGGGCGCTGGTCGCGGCCGGAGCGGTGGTCCACCGGGACGTCCCCGACTTCGCGCTGGTGGCCGGCGTCCCCGCCCGGCGGATCAAGTGGGTCGGCCGGGCCGGCGAGCCCCTGGAGGACGCCGGTGGCGGGTGCTGGCGCTGCCCGCGCACGGGTGAGGAGTACGTCGAGTCCGACGGCCTCCTGTCCCCGGCTCGGTAG
- a CDS encoding glycosyltransferase family 2 protein, with protein MNTKAAEELPAVSVIMPVLNEERHLRTAVRHILEQEYAGGLEVVIALGPSTDRTDEIAAELVAEDPRVRTVPNPTGRTPAGLNAAIRGSSHPIVVRVDGHGLLTPGYITTAVRLLSEMEAANVGGIMHAEGETEWEHAVAAAMTSKIGVGNAAFHTGGLAGPAETVYLGVFRREVLEKQGGYNEEFIRAQDWELNYRIRQDGGLIWFTPQLKVTYRPRPSVRALAKQYKDYGRWRRVVTRYHRGSVNLRYLAPPAALLGVLAGLVLGAVVHPAFLVLPGGYLLGILGGSVVEGRSLSAKARVQLPLVLATMHLSWGFGFLTSPRSLARRVINSTAPAPMTQAAETN; from the coding sequence CCGGTGCTCAACGAGGAACGTCACCTTCGCACCGCCGTCCGGCACATCCTGGAACAGGAGTACGCGGGCGGTCTGGAGGTGGTGATCGCGCTCGGCCCCTCCACCGACCGGACCGACGAGATCGCCGCCGAGCTGGTCGCCGAGGACCCCCGGGTCCGTACGGTGCCCAATCCGACCGGCCGCACCCCGGCAGGCCTGAACGCGGCGATCCGCGGCTCCAGTCACCCGATAGTGGTACGGGTCGACGGCCACGGCCTGCTCACCCCCGGCTACATCACGACGGCCGTCCGGCTGCTCAGCGAGATGGAGGCGGCCAACGTCGGCGGCATCATGCACGCCGAGGGCGAGACCGAGTGGGAGCACGCGGTCGCGGCCGCGATGACCTCCAAGATCGGCGTCGGCAACGCGGCCTTCCACACCGGCGGTCTGGCCGGCCCGGCGGAGACGGTGTACCTCGGCGTGTTCCGCCGCGAGGTGCTGGAGAAGCAGGGCGGCTACAACGAGGAGTTCATCCGCGCCCAGGACTGGGAGCTGAACTACCGCATCCGCCAGGACGGCGGCCTGATCTGGTTCACCCCGCAGCTCAAGGTGACCTACCGGCCCCGGCCCAGCGTGCGGGCGCTTGCGAAGCAGTACAAGGACTACGGCCGCTGGCGCCGGGTCGTCACCCGCTACCACCGCGGCTCGGTCAACCTGCGCTACCTGGCCCCGCCGGCCGCGCTGCTCGGCGTCCTGGCCGGTCTGGTGCTGGGCGCCGTGGTGCACCCTGCCTTCCTCGTGCTGCCCGGTGGCTACCTGCTCGGCATCCTCGGCGGTTCGGTGGTCGAGGGCCGCTCGCTGTCGGCCAAGGCCCGCGTCCAGCTGCCGCTGGTACTCGCCACCATGCACCTGAGCTGGGGATTCGGCTTCCTGACCTCGCCGCGCTCGCTTGCTCGCCGGGTGATCAACAGCACCGCTCCGGCACCGATGACCCAGGCGGCGGAGACCAACTAG